The genomic interval TGTGCAACCGACGATCGCGTCCGACGATTGTCAACCCACATGACTTCTCCGGTCGACCACTTTACGCATCGAAAATCGCTGTCGGGTCCATTGCGTCCGCTGCACCCGTACAGATACCCATCGATCAGTGCAGGTGTTGACCAATGACATCGCATCGATTGCAAACGGCGATTACGTTGCGGATCCTGCCAGACGACTTCGACGCCTGTCGGTTTCGCAGACAGCAAAACGCTGCCGATCTCGTAGCACTCACTGATGAAGACTTGAGCTCCATCGACGACGGGCACCATCGCATTGACGCTTTCCAGAATTCTCGCGCGGTGGTAATGCGTCCACAGCACGCGACCGTCCGTTGGGTCCAGAGCCAAAAGATGGTCGCGAGCAAAGTACAGCACAACCGTTTTGCCATCGATTTGCATCGTTCGTGGACTACTGTAACTCGACAAGTCGCCACCGCTGGCCCAAAGTTGCTTTCCGTTGTTGCGGTCAAAGGCCACGAGGGCCGATCCGGCCGGTGAAACTCGGTCCAAACGTCCCGGCGCAATACTCGCGTCTTCTGGTGGACTACCACCGACCGGCACAATCAACGAGTCGCCGACGACAAGCGGCGAGCTGCCGACACCGAAAAAGTTTTGAACGACACTGAACCTTTTGTTCGTATCCACGCTCCATACCGTTTCACCGTCCGAGATTTTCCGACAGCACAAAATCCCCGTCACCCCAAACGTATAAACGTGTTCGCCCGCGAGCGTTGGGGTGCTTCGGGGACCGGCTTCGTATCCCAGCATGTCTCGGTATTGAAACGGCGTCGAGGATTGCCAAAGGGTTTCGCCGGTATCCAAGTCGACGCAGCGGAGGCGTTCGACGGTTTCTCCCGATTGAACATCAGCGTCAAATTGGTAATACCGATTGTCAGCGGCGGCCCCCATCCCGTAGCCTTCACCCACCGGCAGCGACCATAGAAATTCCGGCGTCTGGCTCCAATCATACTGTAGCCCGCCGGTCACGGCCGCATTGTCAAAATTGGCCCCCAAGAATCGAGGCCATGAGAGCTGCTGCGTGGGCTCCTCGGCGAATGCAGCAGGGGTAATCCCCGATACCGGGGACAACGCCAACCACAGCCAAATCGTGCTCGAAAACAAGAGAACCGGGCGTAATGAACTGAATGTGAAAGGATTCTGGGGCATGATCTCTGATAATGTGAACAACGGATTCCGCGACGCCGGCGTACGGTTTCTGTTGACTTGGTCTCCGCACACCAGTTGACCCCATGAATGTAACGCAACTTGGCCGACCACGTGATCCGTGGCCGTCCCTGCCCTTTGAAAGTGATCCACTGAGCCGATCCCATGTCTGACCTACGCGTCAATGCACGACTGACGATCCCTGAGCGTGAAATCACGCTTTCTGCCGTCCGCAGTAGCGGTCCAGGAGGGCAAAACGTCAACAAAGTGAATTCAAAGGTGACGCTTCGCTGGTCGCCGGCGAACTGTGAATCCCTCAGCGGACCTTGGCGAGATCGGTTCGTCACCCGATTCGCGAACCGAATCAATCGCGAAGGCGAGCTGGTGCTGCACAGTGACAAGTATCGAGACCAACCGCGGAACATGGCGGACGTTCGCCAGAAGCTGGTCGAGATGTTGCTGGAGTGCCAGGCACCACCCAAATCCAGAAAACCCACCCGGCCGACTTTGGGGTCCAAGCGTCGAAAACGAGATGCGAAAGAGAAGCAATCGCAAAAGAAGCAAGCCCGCCGCACGGACTTCCGCCGAGACGGTTGACTCCTCAATCAGCCCCTCAGCTTGCCCGACAGCGATCCACTAATCGGACCAATCAGTCCATTCGTTGAATCCAGACCAAAAACCGTTTCAGGTTGATCACACTCTTGGTTGCCTGTCGTTGTGGTTGAGCAAAGTTTCAGGCGACGTGAAGACCAGCGTCTCATGTCTGTCCAGCAACGCAATCGATTTGGCCGACCCAAATGTCACTCACCACCGAGCTAATCAGCGATTCATCACAGCTTGATAAGGCGACGATTGATTGTTGGAACTCGCTTGCCGCCAACCCCTTGCAACGTTGGGAATGGCTCGGCAGTTGGTGGCACGCCTATCAAGGCCAACACACCCTGTACGTCCTGCTGGTCAAACGCGGAGACGAGATCGTTGGAATAGCTCCCTGGTGCATGGAAAACCGTATCAGCACCGGACGAACGGTCGTGTTTTTGGGTTCGGGCAAAGCCTGCACGGACCACCTGTCACTGCTGTGTCGCCCTGGCGATATCGAGCCCGTCTGCAACGCTCTTGCTCAGTGGCTCAACGAAACCGCCCTCGGGGAGTCCATCAAAATGCCGCGTGAACTGACTTGGGATGCGATCGAATTGATCGGCGGTGACGAATCCGACGAGCGACTGAATGTCTTTGCCAATCAGATCGAGCGAACCGGGCTAACCGTCAAACGCACTGCTGGTGACGGTTGCTACGTCATCGACCTCCCCGAGCAGTGGGAGCAGTATGTTGCGCAAAGATCCAAGAGTGGACGCCGAGAACTTCGCCAGTCGATCAAGAACGTAGACGACGGCACGGTAGTCATTCATACCGTCCAAAACGAAGCAGAGCTTGAGCAGTACTGGGATGACTTCGTCGACCTCCATCAACGTCGACGACACGCATCGGGAACGACGGGATGCTTTGATCACCCGCCGTTCGATCAATTCATTCGACGCGCCGCCTCGGAAATGCTGAAGTCTGGGATGCTGAGAATGGCCGTCGCCATACATGACGACACCCCCATCGCAGCAATGTTTGCCATCACGGATGCTGAATCATTGTACTTCTATCAGTCCGGAATGAATCCCGACGAAGCCAAACTGCGTCCCGGCAGCACGCTGTTCTGCGAGGGTATTCGAAACAGTATCAACGAAGGACGCGTGCGCTTTGACATGATGCGTGGTGACGAAAGCTACAAATTGCGATGGCGCGCTCAACTGCACCCCTCTCAAGAAATTCGCATCTGTAGTCCGCGTGCTTCCGCTCAGATCCGCAATCAAGTCTACTCCATCGGAATCTCGTTCAAGAACCTGATCAAGTCCGGACTTGCTACGTTTCAACCGTCCGGAGAGTTGCCTTGAGCAGGCTCAGTAGTAGCTGCCGCAAGCTCGCTCTGCGAGCCTACTACCACGGAACCGCTCCGTTCAGGTCGCGAATGCGCGATCGACTGGCCGCGGAAGGTCGCGTACCCGTTTGCGTGCTGTTCTATCATCGGGTCGCCGACACACATCCGAACTCTTGGTCGATGACCAATGCTCAGTTCAAACAGCAGATTCATTGGCTGCAGAAGCATGCTGAAATTGTTCCCCTGTCCGAAGTACAGCGTCGAATAGAAAGCGGCCACAATGATCGCATCGCCGTCGCGATCACTTTTGACGACGGATACGCCGACAATTGCGATCAAGCCATCCCGTATCTGATCGAGAATAAGATTCCAGCGACTTACTTCGTAACGCACGATTCGGTGGTCAACCAGCGATCGTTTCCCCAAGACATTGCGGAAGGAATCCCGCTGAGGCCGAACACGCTCGATCAGATTCGCGAAATGGCAGGAAGCGGGATCGAAATTGGCGCCCACACACGCACTCATTGCAACGTTGCCGCAATCACCGATCCGGCCGTCTTGGTCGATGAAATCGTGACCGCCAGCCGAGAATTGAGCGACCTGATTGGACAGCCGATCAAGTACTTTGCGTTCCCCTACGGCACGCCGAACACCATGTCCGCCGAGGCGGTACGACTGGCCAAGCAAGCCGGCATGCAGGGCGTCTGTTCCGCGTTTGGTGCTTACAACTGGCCCGGGCAAGATCCGTATCACATCCGCAGAATCCACGGCGACCCGCAGTTCATTCGTCTCAAGAATTGGTTGACCCTGGACCGCCGTAAATTCTCAGTCGGTGTCGACTTTCAATTTACCCCAACCGATCTATCACTGCCGCCAGTCATCGCACCCATCACAACCGCCCCCGGCACGATCACTCCTGCGGCGGGATCGCTGAGCTGACCGTGCCCAACCCGCGATAGGGGGATTCGCCAGAATTCCCTGCACGCTTTCTGTTCTCCACTCCGGCGTCCCGACCTACTTGAAATCGAGCAGACATCTCGGCGACAGCCCTCGTTTCCACCTCTGACAGCCACGGCGAGAAAATGCCTGCAAACAAAAATGAGAGTTGGTAAGAAAACCTATCGCCACTACTCACCTCTGAGTTCACCGCGGACGAGACCAACCGAGCGAATGCGGGGTCGGAGTGCGTTGCCTAGACTCTATACCGCAAACATCTGGCAAAAGCCGGGCAGGATCAATTAACGTAAATAGAAACCATCTACCTGCAACGGAGCATCAGTGGTGTGAAGATGTAATTCGTGCAACAGCTTCATCCCAACCTTTTCCGACCATTTGTCGGTTGGACTTGTGGGAAGTTCCAAAGGCACCAAGCCGATGCTCGCCTCACGATCGCCCGGCGTAAACAACCATCCGAGTCCGTCCGCACGTGGAGTCATTTCCGCCAGTCGTTTGGGAGAGAACGCCTGCTTCACTCGCGCAACTTCTTGCCGCAGGTCAGTGACTGAGCCTAATTCATGAGGACGCCGTATGCCCAATACCTCGCAGAGCAAAATAACCCGAAGACTGTCATAGTGAAAAAATCTTGTCGTGATTGGTTCGGATTCAAGAGAAGTATGCGACTCGATATCGTCAATCACTGCTTGAATGCATTGCCCCTGACCTGGCAATGTTCTTGAGTCAACGACAAACATGCGACTCCACATGACAAAAGCGAGATAGCGTCTCATAAACGTCGCATCCTTCATGCATGCATGAAGGATTGACTTCGACATTGATTCCGCAGAAATTGAATTGCGGATGTCCGAAGCACGAATGTATTGCGGAAGAACTAGTCCTTCAGTGGCAACAATAGATGCCAAGAATGCGTACTCATCGCTTGGTCGAGATAACGCTAGAACCGGAAGTGCATGGTCGATACGCTCACTCAGTTTGAGCCTCTGCAGTGAAGCGTAGGAATCGGCGGAAATGAATTGCTCATCTCTCAGATCATCGGCTAGACCTGATACCAACGCGTCCAAGTCCTGAGAACAAGCGATTTGCATCGTTGAACTAGCGATAAACGCAACGGCTACCATCCCTCGAATCATATCGTAACTCCCGTACCACTCACGAAGTCTCTACGACCGCAGTTTAGCAGTCCTGGAGCCTGGGGTCAGCCTCTTTCTCAGAGATTCTGCCATGAGTCGAGGGACTTGAGTGCGTCGATGTACGCTACTCCGAGATCACTGTTCCATGCCAAACCCGCAGAGTCAACTCATTGAGCAACCTAGTTGTCGCGCGGTGATGCCGTTTTACGAAGCACGGTGAAAAACCGACGGTGGTTTCGATGGGTTGGTTTCAGCATGGAGTTCCAGAAAACGACCTTGCAATCCGGAAACTTCTTGAGCGATGGGCGGAAGATCAGCATAAGACCCGCGTCTTGAGGGGCGATGAACACCTGCAAACATCTAGGGACAGAGCCCCCTGCCCGGCATCATCACTCCTGCGGCGGGATCGCCGAGCTGACCGGCCATCCAAGAGCCCACTGCAGTTGGAACTGCGATTGATTGTGGTCCACGACCGCTTGCAAGTAATTTAACCGTGATCGTTCCAATGCCTGAACCGACAGCAAGGCTTCCAGCGGTAACCCTTGACCGTCTTTGATTCGCTCTAAGTTGCGTCGATGAGAATCTTCCGCCGACTGGATGCCTTGCTGGGCGATCTGTATCCGTTGTTCACGTAGTTGCACCAACTTGTACGCCTCCGTCACTTCCCTCGCCACGCTGTCCATCACCCTCAGCTTCTCGAACTTAGCTTGCTGGACACGCGACGAAGCGATTCTTCGCGCGGCGTTCTCGCCCATGCCGAGATTGCGAATCTCCCAGGACATCATCGCGTCCAAATCATAACGACCGTCGACGTCGTCGAGCTGAGTCCCCAAGCCTCCGCCAAAGCCGCCCGTGCTGAAGCCGAGCACGACGCTGGGAACCAACGGAGCGAACTTCTCTCGTCGAAACGCTTCACAGGCCGCAGCCACCAATGCCTGCGATTCTTTCAACTCCGGTCGAGTGACCAATGCCGTTGCCACAAGACTGGACTTGTCGGTCTCCAACGCAACCATTCCGATCGGGATCGCTGCGACATCCAAAGGAACGATTTCGAAATCACCGTCCAAGCTGAGCGACTCGGCCAACCGCGCTGACGCAACCGCGGCACGCTCACGCGATTCCATCATCCGCGTGTCGAGCAAGGCGACCTCGGTCCGCATTCGCTCCGCGTCCGCCCGCAAACCCTCGCCTGCTTCGGCGAAGTCCTGGGTCAACTCACGCAACTGCTCGGTCCGGGAGCGAGATTCTTGCAGGATGCTGATCTCCTGGTGGGCGGCAACCAAGCTGGTGTAGTCTTGCGCAACACGCAGCAGTTGAGTGTTGATCACGCCTCTAGCTGCATGGCTTCTCGCCCAAGCCGTTGTGCGGAGTGCTTGGGGTTGAAAGATCGCATCGGCAAGGTGAAACCTGGCCACGATCCCCGGACGTGGCGTCGTCCCCGCGCCTGTCGCGCCAGCGCCGAGTCCATACTGAAAAGAGTTCCGATTGACATCGACGATTCGACCATCGCTGGCTTGATAGTTTCCATCATGTTTGTGAAAGCTGAACCCGGTTTGGATGGACGGCAACCACATCACACGTGCTTGGTCCAGCCGCGCGTAGGCCTCTTGCACACGCCACTGAGCGAGACCGACTGCGGGGTGGTCACTGCCGACCATCGCTAAAGCCGACGGCAGATTCAGATCGATCGTTTCCGGAGCCAATGGCATCGCAGCGTGCGGCATGTCGACTTCGGCCATCGGTCCATCCGCCAACAGCTGCGAAAGGCTGCTTTCACCCGACGGATCCACCAGTTCCAACGGATCCTCTTGATAGGACGCCAGCTTGCCGAGCAACGGTTGAGGCTCTGAGGATTCGGTCTGCTCGGTCAGTTGAACGGTGTAGCTACGTCCGTTGATCGATAAAACACCACTGGCAGGCTCGTTTCTTGGGTCGTCCGTTGCCTTCGACACGTCCGTTTTGGAAGGCAGTCGATAGCCGACAGGCCGAACCTCAGCGTCTCGAGAAACGACGCTCGGGCGCGAAGCACTGGGCGCTGATGCAACGCGAGGCTCCACCACCGCCGACGATGTCGCGGGTTCAGCCGGTGGAGCGGGGGCGGTGGTCGGCGCGGAATGAGCGTCCGACGAGTGCGTTACCGAACGAGGAGTGCCCGCGCATCCGATGCATCCGAGCAAACCGATCAGCAAAATCCTGTGGGGCATCCTGCCCTCCTATCTTGCGGTTTTCATGGCCTTACGTGCGTCGCAGCGAACGCACAGGCCCTACCGATCATGCTTCGGCACCCGTTCGGCCCGGTATTGATGGTACCCGGGCCATTGAAGGGTCAATTCATGCATTCAACCTGTACCGAATGATCCCTATGCCAACTATGCTGCAACTGGCAGTCGGCGATTCTCGGCTGCTGGTAATGATTACTCCGCCTCGCATGATTCTGACATCGTTAGAACGTATGAAATACAACCGCCGTCCGTCATCACTGGCCCCCCTGTTGGCCTGCTTGGTCGCCGCGTTTTCTGGTTGCGACCAACGACCACCGTCATCCCCGCCACGGACCGTCCAGGCCACTCCCGTGAACACCGTGCTGGTGGAGGAACAACAGGTTCGGCGGACCTCCCTGCAACCTGCGACCATCGCCGCCTACTACCAGGCCGAAATCCATGCCAGGGCAACCGGCTACATCTCGGAGGTCAAAGCCGACATTGGGGACTATGTAGCCAAGGATGCCCCATTGGCGATCATCGCGATCCCTGAAATCGATTCTCAACGCGCCGTGTTGTTGGCGAAAATCAACCGTCTGCAAGCGATGGAAAAGCAAACGCAAGCGGGGGTGGCATTGGCCGACGCACGGGTCAAATCGGTCGAGGCTCGATTGGTCGAAGCGCGGTCGATGATGGATCAGGCAGCGGCCTCGCTCGCTGCCGCGGAAGCAGAGTTAAGCAGAACGCAAGACCTCGTCCAACGACAGTCGCTGCAAAATCGCATGTTGGACGAAGCCCGAATGAAGCGTGACTCGGAAACGGCTCGCAAAAAGGCGATGGACTCGTCGATCGACTCCGCAGCAGCCGAAGTGCTGGTCGCGAAAGCGCAGAAAGAAGCCGCCGAGGCCGACTTGGTGACCGCGCAAGCAGAAACGTCGATCGCACAAAAAGAACTTGAGCAGCTCGACGTGCTGATCGACTTCGCCATCGTCAAAGCCCCATTCGCAGGTTTCATCACACAACGCAACGCCGAACCGGGGGCATTGGTCGGAAACGATGCCAACGATTCAACTTCGCTGTTCGTGATCAGCCAAATCGACACCGTTCGTGTTCAGTTTCATGTTCCAGAATCGGACGCGCCGCTGGTCAACCAAGGCGACGCGGTAACGTTGACACTGCCTTCATTCTCCTCCCAAGTTCCCATCCAAACGACCGTCACGCGCGTCGGTCATTCCCTGGACCCGAGCACACGACTCATGCTGGTGGAGTGTGAATTGCTGAATCCGGAAAACAAACTGCTGCCAGGAATGTTTGGACAGGCAACGGTGGAGCTGTCCAGCGAAGTCGCAGCGAACATGTTGCCGGCCAGAGCGGTTCGTTTTAGCGAGTCCGGAGACGCCTACGTGTACACCATCGGGGACGATGACGCCGTCTCCGTCATTCCCGTCACAACGGGATTGGACGACGGCAGCTCCATTGAGATTGTTTCAGGGCTTACCAAAGGACAACGAGTCGTCGACGCCCACCTCAAGCGTTTTCAAGATGGTCAAAAGGTAACGATTCTGAATCGCTGATCGCGACCTTCCCTCTGCCACTGGTCGCTTCAGGAAAACGGCGACCATCTCCCCGAGTTGTCTCAAACAATAACTACCATCGCTTAGGCCTCTTGATGAGACTGATTGAATTCTCGTTGCAGAATCGGTTTGCCGTACTGGCTGCCACGATCGCACTATGCGTGTTGGGTGCGGCAGTGATTCCGGGGATCACGATCGATATCCTGCCCGACTTTAAGAAACCCGTCGTGGTGAGTTTCTTTTCCTATCCGGGGCTGCCCACGCTGGACATGGAAAAGTCCGTCAGCTCTCGCGTCGAACGTGCGTTGACCTTGGCCGGAAAGATCGAGCATCAAGAATCCAGGACGGTACCCGGCGCCGCTGTGATCAAGGTTTTCTTTCAACCCGGTGCCGATGCCAGCTCGGCGATGAACGACATCGTCAATCTGGAGGCAAGCGACATGTTTCACTTGCCGCCTGGGATTGAATGGCCATTCACACTGCGTAGCGAACCCGCCAACTTGCCCGTCGTGCTGGCCGCGATCTCGGGCGAAGGACTGAGCGAATCGAAACTTTATTCAATCGGCTATTACGCGGTACGCAACAAAATGGGCGGGCTGCAGGGCGTGCAAATCCCGCACCCCTTTGGCGGCAAATTCCGTCAAATGATGGTGTACGTGGATCCGATCAAGCTGCAGGCTCACAACGTCAGTGCGACCGATGTCGTCACGGCCATGCAGAAATCCAATCTGGTCCTTGCCGCAGGTTCCGCACGAATGGGCGGAATGGACTATCAAGTCCACCCACGAAACACGTTGCCGACCGTTGAGGAGATCGAAGAAATCCCGATCACGGTTCGAGATGACAAGCCCGTGTTTATCCGCGATGTCGGACGCGTCGTAGACGACGCCGCGTTGCAGTACAACATCGTTCGTGTCAATGGAAAGCGAAGCGTCTATTGCCCGCTGCTGAGAGAACCGGGCGAGAACACCATCGAAGTCGTCGATCGGATCTTTGAAGGAATCAGTGCCGAGATTCCGAAGATGAAAGAGCGCGGCGACATTCCCGAGGAGACCGAAGTCACGTTGGTTTCTGACCAGTCGCGATACATTCGCACGGCGATGTCGAACCTGTTTTCCCAGATCGGTTTGGGAGCTCTGCTGGTTGCGATCGTCGTGCTCGTCTTCCTCAGGCGTTTTCTGCCCACGGTGATCATCGTCGCGACGATCGTTTTTGCAGTCCTGATCGGTGCCCTGGGTTTCGCTTTCACCGGCCAAACGATCAACGTCATGACGCTTGGTGGCATTGCGCTTGCCATCGGAACCGTGGTCGATGCCGGAATCGTCGTGGTGGAAAACATCTTGCGTCATCAACGGATGGGCAAATCGGCACTGGTCGCCGCTCGCGAAGGCACACACGAAGTCTCCGGGGCGATTCTCGCCGGCACCGCGACCACCCTAGCTGTGTTTCTGCCGGCGATTTTCCTGACCGGGATGATCAAGTACTTGTTCGCTCCCTTGGCGTTGGCGGCAACCTTGACCATTGGTGCCTCCTATCTGTTGGCGTTGACCGTTGTCCCCGCATTCTGTGCGACTTTCTTGAAAACGAAGAAAACGTCGGACGAACCCAACGGTGATACCTCGTCAAAACACGAACAGCCTCGTGGTGTCTACGGAAGGTTTCTCAGTGGTCTGTTGGCTGTTCCCGTTCTGGTCACTCTATTGATCGTCGGTGGCGCGGCCGCTTCTTTCTTGCTGTGGCCACGGATCGGCACCGAGTTGTTTCCCGAAGTGGATTCGGGGTCGTTCGAGATTCGCCTGAAGACTCTGCCAGGAACGGAGCTTGAGAAAACAGAAGCGTTGGTGGCAAGAATCGAGGCTTCCGTTGCCGAAGTGATTCCGTCGTCGGAAATCGAGGCTTTGATCGCAAACATCGGTCTACCCGTCGGCAAAGGCGCCGGATTCTCGACCGTGCTGAGTTCCAACTCGGGACCCGATACCGCCTATCTGATCGTGAATCTGAAACAAGAAGGCCGTTCAACCAGTACGCGAGAGTACATCTCACGACTGCGTGAGCGGTTTGCCAGCGAGTACCCGATGGAGGAGTTTCTGTTCGTCGCAGGCGGCATCGTGAACATGGCTCTCAATGAAGGTGTTCCCACCCCGATCAGTGTGCAGGTTTCCGCGGGAACATTGGACCAATGCCGCGATGCAGCCGAACGCCTGGTTGAGGCGATCAAACCGATCCCAGGAACAGCGGATGTCCAAGTCGCGCAGTCAATGGACTATCCGCAGTTTGATGTCCAAGTTGATCGCACGCGGGCGAAGTACTTGGGTGTGGATCAGGAGGAAGTCGCACAAACGGTGCTGACTGCGTTGGGCTCCAGTGTCGGTTATGCCCCTACCATTTGGATCGACCCCAAGAGCGGCGTCGACTTCTTCATGGGGGTTCAGTACGAATCGAACGAGTTTCAGTCGCTCGATGAACTTCGCAACATCCCGATCTCGGTCAACAGCACGGACGGACCGGTCACGATGCCACTTTCAAACATCGCAACGATCAAACGCGTCAATATTCCAGGAGAAATTGCCCACTACAACATTTCGCGTGTCAACGACGTCCACGTCAACATCGCCGGCCGTGACCTTGGATCCGTCGCAGCAGATATTGAACGCGTTGTCTCCGAAATGGAGTTCGAAAACGGCGTCAGCGTGACCTTGCGAGGTCCGGTAGAGAAGATGCAATCGGGCATGACGCTGCTTGGTGCCGGCATTGCGGTGGCATTCTTGCTGGTCTACCTCGTCCTGATGGCACAATTTCGATCGTTCGTCGATCCGTTGATCATCATGTTGTCGGTTCCACTGGGTATCGGTGGAGTGCTGATCGTGTTGTACCTGACCGACACGACGCTCAACATCCAATCGTTGATGGGCACATTGATGATGGTGGGAGTGGTGGTGAACAACGCCATCTTGTTGGTCGAATTTGCCAATCGACGTCGCATCGAAGGAGAAACGCCGAGAGACGCCGCCCTGCACGCGGCCCAAGTTCGCTTGCGTCCCATTCTGATGACGTCACTGACACTGGTCGCCTCGATGATCCCATTGTCATTCCAGTTGGCACCGGGGAACGAAGCCATGTTGCCGCTGGCGCGTGCGTTGTTGGGAGGAATGGTATTCTCAACCGTCCTGACGTTGATTTTGGTGCCGTGCGTGTACTCGCTCGTCCACCGAAAGCATATGGCAGTGTGATGAGAGGGTGCATCGAATCCCAAACGGCTCAGTTTATCTCAGCGTGTGACGCTACCAAACGCCGTGAGCCGCGACGCGTAAGCGGCCGGGTCTGTCGCACTGCCCGGTGACTTCAGAAGCCAGCCAATGAACGCTGCACGGTGCATTACGGCCCACGGCTCACCCTTGCGTTCTAAGCGTTGATTAAGTCAGCAGTCTCCTGCGCCGTTGAAGGTGACAGCCGATTTAGTGAGCCGCAAGGCGCTAGCCGCGGGCCTCGTAGTGATAACACATCCCTTCGAGGCCCGTGGCTAGCGCCATCGGCTCACATCAAGAACGAAACGCACTCAATCAGCTGTGTCGTTCCTTGGGTGAAGGCGACAGCTGACGAGAAATAGTTCATGGACAACACCAAAGTTAGAACCGCTCAGGCTTCGTCAGGTTTGTTGAGGCCTGACTCGGATTCTGCGTCTGTATCTGCTTCCTCATCCGTTTCGAGTTGCGGAGATGCGGAAGAGCGTGGATGGGCATCTCGCGAGGTTGGCGGCGGGAAATCCGAAGATAGCGCATCTGGAGATCGACCGTCAACTTTAGGTTGCGGCTGTAAACGATTTTCATCCGCCGAATCATACCTATCGCCAGCGTCGAGCGATGGAGCTCGCGACAGTGGGACTACTTGATGGTGAGGCTGTGAATTTGTCGGTTGGTTCCATCTGTTTCCCTGGTTGTCGCCATTCTGAAAAGCTGCCGAAGGAATGAACACTGGAGCTGGGAATCGGCTCGCGGGAGTTGTCGAACCGTTGGGATAGGTTGCAGGGTCTTGGAGCGGGTTCCACTGGTAGGGATCTGGTGTTCGCGTTAGCTCATTCATCCTACGAGCGATGATCTTGTCTCGGGCTTGTTCCCGCCCTGCCTGTGTCTCCTGAAGCTTTTTCAGTCGATCGGCAATTTCGTCGATACGTTTTTGCTGTTCCGCATGCAAGACATCGAACTGCTCGCCGAGCAGCTTTTCCATCTCGGCAATCAGTGTCTCTTTCTCGTTCTGCGATTCATCACCTGCGGCCTGTTCCAGTTGGGCGATTTCAACCCCCAATTGATTCAAGCGTTCGACGTGCGGCAATGTTTCGACAACGTACGTCTTTGTATAAACCGTAAAGGTATAGGGTTGATCTTGATACGAGGTCTCCGTCACTTGCCGTGCCTTGCCATTGTCCATCACGGTTCGAGTGACTGATACGGGTACTCGCCGAACCACGGTTTGCTGAACCGGTTTCACCACCACCTTGGTGTAGGAGTTTGGATCCGCCGACGGATATTGGAGAGGGTTGG from Stieleria varia carries:
- a CDS encoding PQQ-binding-like beta-propeller repeat protein encodes the protein MPQNPFTFSSLRPVLLFSSTIWLWLALSPVSGITPAAFAEEPTQQLSWPRFLGANFDNAAVTGGLQYDWSQTPEFLWSLPVGEGYGMGAAADNRYYQFDADVQSGETVERLRCVDLDTGETLWQSSTPFQYRDMLGYEAGPRSTPTLAGEHVYTFGVTGILCCRKISDGETVWSVDTNKRFSVVQNFFGVGSSPLVVGDSLIVPVGGSPPEDASIAPGRLDRVSPAGSALVAFDRNNGKQLWASGGDLSSYSSPRTMQIDGKTVVLYFARDHLLALDPTDGRVLWTHYHRARILESVNAMVPVVDGAQVFISECYEIGSVLLSAKPTGVEVVWQDPQRNRRLQSMRCHWSTPALIDGYLYGCSGRNGPDSDFRCVKWSTGEVMWVDNRRTRSSVAQVNDHLLVWDEGGQLQVIKPNPKGLDVIAAWDMAEPAQQSDDKDAKIRPALSYPCWSAPIVIGDRLLLRGDQYVVCLRLATR
- a CDS encoding polysaccharide deacetylase family protein, which gives rise to MSRLSSSCRKLALRAYYHGTAPFRSRMRDRLAAEGRVPVCVLFYHRVADTHPNSWSMTNAQFKQQIHWLQKHAEIVPLSEVQRRIESGHNDRIAVAITFDDGYADNCDQAIPYLIENKIPATYFVTHDSVVNQRSFPQDIAEGIPLRPNTLDQIREMAGSGIEIGAHTRTHCNVAAITDPAVLVDEIVTASRELSDLIGQPIKYFAFPYGTPNTMSAEAVRLAKQAGMQGVCSAFGAYNWPGQDPYHIRRIHGDPQFIRLKNWLTLDRRKFSVGVDFQFTPTDLSLPPVIAPITTAPGTITPAAGSLS
- a CDS encoding GNAT family N-acetyltransferase yields the protein MSLTTELISDSSQLDKATIDCWNSLAANPLQRWEWLGSWWHAYQGQHTLYVLLVKRGDEIVGIAPWCMENRISTGRTVVFLGSGKACTDHLSLLCRPGDIEPVCNALAQWLNETALGESIKMPRELTWDAIELIGGDESDERLNVFANQIERTGLTVKRTAGDGCYVIDLPEQWEQYVAQRSKSGRRELRQSIKNVDDGTVVIHTVQNEAELEQYWDDFVDLHQRRRHASGTTGCFDHPPFDQFIRRAASEMLKSGMLRMAVAIHDDTPIAAMFAITDAESLYFYQSGMNPDEAKLRPGSTLFCEGIRNSINEGRVRFDMMRGDESYKLRWRAQLHPSQEIRICSPRASAQIRNQVYSIGISFKNLIKSGLATFQPSGELP
- a CDS encoding TolC family protein; this translates as MPHRILLIGLLGCIGCAGTPRSVTHSSDAHSAPTTAPAPPAEPATSSAVVEPRVASAPSASRPSVVSRDAEVRPVGYRLPSKTDVSKATDDPRNEPASGVLSINGRSYTVQLTEQTESSEPQPLLGKLASYQEDPLELVDPSGESSLSQLLADGPMAEVDMPHAAMPLAPETIDLNLPSALAMVGSDHPAVGLAQWRVQEAYARLDQARVMWLPSIQTGFSFHKHDGNYQASDGRIVDVNRNSFQYGLGAGATGAGTTPRPGIVARFHLADAIFQPQALRTTAWARSHAARGVINTQLLRVAQDYTSLVAAHQEISILQESRSRTEQLRELTQDFAEAGEGLRADAERMRTEVALLDTRMMESRERAAVASARLAESLSLDGDFEIVPLDVAAIPIGMVALETDKSSLVATALVTRPELKESQALVAAACEAFRREKFAPLVPSVVLGFSTGGFGGGLGTQLDDVDGRYDLDAMMSWEIRNLGMGENAARRIASSRVQQAKFEKLRVMDSVAREVTEAYKLVQLREQRIQIAQQGIQSAEDSHRRNLERIKDGQGLPLEALLSVQALERSRLNYLQAVVDHNQSQFQLQWALGWPVSSAIPPQE
- the arfB gene encoding alternative ribosome rescue aminoacyl-tRNA hydrolase ArfB; this translates as MSDLRVNARLTIPEREITLSAVRSSGPGGQNVNKVNSKVTLRWSPANCESLSGPWRDRFVTRFANRINREGELVLHSDKYRDQPRNMADVRQKLVEMLLECQAPPKSRKPTRPTLGSKRRKRDAKEKQSQKKQARRTDFRRDG